A region of Drosophila suzukii chromosome 2L, CBGP_Dsuzu_IsoJpt1.0, whole genome shotgun sequence DNA encodes the following proteins:
- the LOC108019235 gene encoding uncharacterized protein, with translation MIGGSSRNYWVFWPPALQLLNFPSQQQQEQVPRPAVHFEYPPSHQLRIAPHRLRAPRAVSDGDAPSSQDTGNGPKPEVIFMRRCYMMAGLFSVTTAIMAMILSKALPLEADLVLPGFICGVVSLFVLFVLCIGTKCRKFYWFSFILAGMFVSLAGVSMILVLLERNLVVVCLALLAASAVIVICYFAGAWLPRIVLPGEATILLLVFVFVVASIFVLIMFVFTNRRIYQLLYFIFLAIMVIPTALYHAQVVHGRRFKLPVYEFVICAVTVYLHFLLSFTAFYYLIWTPRW, from the coding sequence ATGATCGGTGGCAGTTCGAGAAATTACTGGGTGTTTTGGCCGCCTGCCCTTCAGCTGCTCAACTTTCCttcgcagcagcagcaggagcaggtCCCCCGTCCGGCGGTTCACTTTGAGTATCCTCCGAGTCACCAGCTCCGCATAGCACCCCATCGCTTGAGGGCACCACGGGCTGTTTCCGATGGCGATGCCCCCAGTTCCCAGGATACCGGAAATGGGCCCAAGCCGGAAGTGATTTTCATGCGGCGCTGCTACATGATGGCCGGCCTATTCTCAGTCACCACCGCGATCATGGCAATGATCCTGTCGAAGGCCCTTCCTTTAGAAGCCGATCTCGTGCTGCCCGGCTTTATTTGCGGAGTGGTGTCCCTTTTCGTACTGTTCGTGCTCTGCATCGGAACCAAGTGCCGGAAGTTCTACTGGTTCAGTTTCATCCTGGCAGGCATGTTCGTGAGTCTTGCTGGCGTGAGCATGATCCTGGTTCTCCTGGAACGCAACCTAGTGGTCGTGTGCCTCGCCCTTCTGGCTGCCTCCGCCGTGATTGTGATCTGCTATTTTGCTGGAGCCTGGCTGCCCAGGATCGTTCTCCCAGGCGAGGCAACCATATTGCTCCTGGTCTTCGTCTTCGTGGTGGCCTCCATCTTCGTGCTGATCATGTTTGTCTTCACGAACAGGAGGATCTACCAACTGTTGTACTTCATCTTTTTGGCCATTATGGTGATTCCCACAGCTCTGTACCATGCTCAGGTGGTTCACGGCAGGCGGTTCAAGCTTCCCGTCTACGAGTTCGTTATTTGCGCCGTCACAGTCTATCTGCACTTTCTGTTGTCCTTCACAGCCTTTTACTACCTTATCTGGACACCCAGGTGGTGA